One stretch of Fictibacillus sp. b24 DNA includes these proteins:
- a CDS encoding FAD-dependent oxidoreductase yields the protein MSTLTFWGREIPVIHDVDCVVVGGGTGGAATAISALEENLSTLVVEKTISLGGTQTNSLVSPMMPTHVKTQRINGLITERLNKENVKTSDGTTACSWFNVESLSYVLEQLITERGGSILYDANFIDCVKEEGKITHIIVNTCNGLAAISGKTFVDATADAVLSRSAGVGVVSGNNDGENQQISFRFEMGGIDIPELRTFILSQNETFCKIENPDFFEIAMVPGKGHVLEPYFREAFANGDLLEEDLRYFQAFTQPGKPTVMSFNCPHIPGITKTTDPNLRSEAVVKGRQMIRRLAKFLPKYIPGFQNAFLLKEANQLGIRESYRIVGQYVLTEQDYVNRARFEDGIARGDWYIDVHSVTKESVNEAKFSRGEYYEIPYRSLITFEVENLVVVGRHISSTFLMQASLRIQPTVRDMGQAAGMACAYSIKNNTALNTLNGAHLKQQLQMVEEF from the coding sequence TTGAGTACCTTAACTTTTTGGGGAAGAGAAATACCTGTCATTCATGATGTGGATTGTGTTGTGGTCGGCGGCGGTACAGGAGGCGCTGCAACAGCGATCTCTGCATTAGAAGAAAATCTCTCTACACTAGTCGTAGAAAAAACCATATCACTCGGAGGAACTCAAACGAATTCCCTTGTTTCTCCTATGATGCCGACTCATGTAAAAACTCAGCGTATCAACGGTTTGATCACGGAACGGTTAAATAAAGAGAATGTTAAAACAAGTGACGGAACGACAGCATGCAGCTGGTTTAACGTTGAGTCATTAAGTTATGTGCTCGAACAGCTCATCACAGAGCGCGGAGGCAGCATTCTGTATGATGCGAATTTTATAGACTGCGTTAAGGAAGAGGGAAAGATCACACATATTATCGTAAACACATGCAATGGACTTGCTGCAATTTCAGGAAAAACGTTCGTTGATGCTACAGCAGATGCCGTTCTTTCTCGTTCAGCAGGTGTTGGAGTGGTGAGTGGAAATAACGATGGAGAAAATCAGCAAATCTCATTCCGTTTTGAAATGGGAGGTATTGATATCCCAGAGTTAAGGACGTTCATCCTCTCTCAGAACGAGACGTTTTGTAAGATTGAGAATCCTGACTTTTTTGAGATTGCCATGGTTCCTGGTAAAGGGCATGTATTAGAACCTTACTTCCGAGAAGCATTCGCAAACGGTGACTTACTTGAGGAAGATTTGCGCTATTTCCAAGCGTTTACCCAGCCGGGAAAACCCACGGTCATGTCATTTAACTGCCCGCACATTCCAGGCATAACGAAAACAACAGATCCAAACCTTCGTTCAGAGGCTGTTGTAAAAGGTAGACAAATGATTCGTAGACTCGCAAAATTCTTACCAAAATACATTCCTGGATTCCAGAACGCTTTTCTATTGAAAGAAGCGAACCAGCTTGGTATTCGTGAATCATACCGCATCGTTGGTCAATACGTACTTACTGAACAGGATTATGTGAATCGCGCTCGATTTGAAGACGGAATTGCTCGAGGCGACTGGTACATTGATGTTCACAGTGTTACAAAGGAATCGGTAAACGAAGCGAAATTTTCTCGTGGAGAATATTACGAAATTCCTTACCGTTCACTTATCACGTTTGAAGTGGAAAACTTAGTTGTTGTAGGCAGACACATCTCTAGCACATTTTTGATGCAAGCCTCTCTTCGCATTCAGCCGACTGTTCGTGATATGGGTCAAGCGGCAGGAATGGCCTGCGCGTATTCAATTAAAAACAACACGGCATTAAACACATTGAACGGTGCACATCTGAAACAGCAGCTTCAAATGGTGGAGGAGTTTTAA
- a CDS encoding glycoside hydrolase family 38 C-terminal domain-containing protein, translated as MKNINTVNILNHTHWDREWYETFEEFRFRLRNGLRYTQDLLNEGKIDNFFLDGQTIVLDDYQEIVSDEEYARLLTFIREGKIEVGPWYLLADEFLVSGESMIKNLEIGTSTAKKLGSPYNIGYLPDTFGHISQMPQILCHYRIDSALIFRGAISDRFENTWEGADGTKVFTIVLPLFEGYYQTFLKSKDFVEKTKTYLEGNAPYLTSGNALIMNGADHTFTSSDVNERVKKLSEEMPHIAFKQTLMSEYVNSFAGVEPEATISGEQRDPSKIFILPGVYSTRSYLKNQNQMCEDQAVGIMEALNVWTYGSSDSAKFMEYVWKLILQNQPHDSICGCSVDAVHDEMETRTQKVLNAISRFSKDTLHDEFPFEYLDDSVENGYLYVVNNTPIASRYPVTASIRIPAPLDKGSIKLFHNEEDIAFDVLKRERREEFIHHILAEPHYGDYVVYDVSFSIPFDGAEIKAIKIDTVEDDSKVVESHSLPFIQNDFYKIEWNDDSLSITDLETGVTHGDQHHFTSSLDAGDTYNYSPPLNDKISKAVITAISDIRKGETFQSVTVHYEMKLPASLNEDRSGASDTETTNKIRTTITLHKGKRFIYFKTKINNSAKDQKLKVGFSTAKADISYADTAFDLIQRETLRDKKFDMPKNKEAIMNQYPTQSTVIANEHQLLHRGLQEYEVDEFEGSDHIFLTMIRSVGWLSRRDLRTRGNGAGPGFETPGAQCLGEYEFEYGLVLGKNNMSLNNGKFLRQHVLTQQSYVKKEDQKLFNLSSAGVAFSSFMLKEENTFDIRLFNPSAEDVNTDLILGFDPEELYEVDFTGKIISSVSAAKQTAITFGPKQIKTIRVKRKGR; from the coding sequence ATGAAGAACATAAATACAGTAAACATATTGAACCATACGCATTGGGACCGTGAATGGTACGAAACGTTTGAAGAGTTTCGTTTCAGACTTCGCAACGGACTACGCTATACACAGGACCTGTTGAATGAGGGGAAGATCGATAACTTCTTTTTAGACGGACAGACGATCGTTCTGGATGATTACCAAGAGATTGTAAGTGATGAAGAGTATGCCCGCCTGCTTACTTTTATAAGAGAAGGAAAAATAGAAGTTGGCCCATGGTATCTTTTAGCGGATGAGTTTCTCGTTTCAGGTGAGTCCATGATCAAGAACTTGGAGATCGGAACAAGTACTGCCAAGAAACTAGGTTCACCGTATAACATCGGATATTTGCCAGATACGTTTGGACACATCAGTCAGATGCCGCAAATTTTATGCCATTATCGAATTGATTCTGCTCTCATTTTCCGTGGTGCCATATCGGACCGTTTTGAAAACACATGGGAAGGTGCAGACGGAACAAAGGTATTTACGATCGTACTGCCGCTATTTGAAGGTTATTATCAAACATTCCTTAAATCTAAGGATTTTGTTGAAAAGACGAAAACCTATCTAGAAGGAAATGCTCCTTATTTAACTTCGGGTAATGCTTTAATCATGAACGGAGCGGATCATACGTTTACAAGCTCTGATGTAAATGAAAGAGTGAAGAAGTTGAGTGAGGAAATGCCCCATATTGCGTTTAAGCAAACGTTGATGTCGGAGTATGTGAACTCATTCGCTGGAGTGGAACCAGAGGCAACAATCTCAGGAGAACAACGCGATCCATCAAAAATTTTCATTCTTCCTGGCGTGTATTCCACGAGATCTTATTTGAAAAATCAAAACCAAATGTGCGAAGACCAAGCAGTTGGAATCATGGAAGCATTAAACGTTTGGACGTATGGTTCTTCAGATTCTGCAAAGTTCATGGAGTATGTGTGGAAACTGATCTTACAGAACCAGCCGCATGACAGCATTTGCGGTTGCAGTGTAGACGCGGTTCATGATGAGATGGAAACACGAACGCAAAAAGTGTTAAATGCAATCAGCCGATTTTCAAAAGATACCCTTCACGATGAATTTCCCTTTGAGTATCTTGACGATTCAGTAGAAAACGGCTACTTATATGTGGTTAACAATACACCGATTGCCTCACGTTATCCTGTAACAGCATCGATCCGCATTCCAGCTCCATTAGACAAAGGTTCGATCAAACTGTTTCATAACGAAGAGGATATTGCGTTTGACGTGTTGAAAAGAGAACGTCGGGAAGAATTTATTCATCATATTTTAGCTGAACCTCACTATGGAGATTATGTGGTCTATGATGTAAGCTTTTCAATTCCTTTTGATGGAGCTGAAATAAAGGCGATTAAAATTGATACGGTGGAAGATGACTCGAAAGTTGTTGAAAGTCATTCGCTGCCGTTCATTCAAAATGACTTTTATAAAATAGAATGGAATGACGACAGTTTATCCATCACTGACCTTGAAACCGGCGTGACACATGGTGATCAGCATCATTTTACTTCGTCCTTAGATGCTGGAGACACGTACAACTATTCACCTCCTCTGAATGATAAAATCAGTAAAGCTGTTATTACGGCAATATCGGATATTCGTAAGGGTGAGACGTTCCAGTCCGTTACGGTGCATTATGAGATGAAATTGCCTGCTTCACTGAACGAAGACCGATCAGGTGCAAGTGACACTGAAACCACAAATAAGATAAGAACAACGATAACCCTTCATAAAGGGAAAAGATTTATTTATTTTAAAACGAAGATAAACAATTCGGCGAAAGACCAAAAGCTGAAGGTTGGATTCTCTACAGCTAAAGCCGATATAAGCTATGCAGACACAGCGTTTGACCTGATCCAACGGGAAACGCTTCGAGATAAGAAATTCGATATGCCGAAAAATAAAGAAGCGATCATGAATCAATATCCAACTCAATCTACAGTGATCGCAAATGAACATCAACTTCTTCACCGAGGTTTACAAGAATACGAGGTTGACGAGTTTGAAGGAAGTGACCACATTTTCTTAACGATGATCCGAAGTGTTGGATGGTTGTCGAGACGTGATCTGCGTACGCGTGGAAATGGGGCTGGGCCAGGCTTTGAAACACCAGGCGCACAATGCCTCGGTGAGTACGAATTTGAATACGGGTTGGTTCTTGGTAAGAACAACATGAGTTTAAACAACGGAAAATTTTTGCGTCAGCACGTGTTGACTCAGCAATCATATGTAAAAAAAGAGGATCAAAAGCTATTTAATCTTTCATCAGCAGGTGTTGCTTTTTCCTCATTCATGTTGAAGGAAGAAAATACGTTTGATATTCGTCTGTTCAATCCTTCTGCTGAGGATGTGAACACAGATTTAATTCTTGGTTTTGATCCTGAAGAGCTGTATGAAGTTGATTTTACTGGGAAAATCATTTCCAGCGTTTCCGCAGCAAAACAAACAGCCATTACGTTTGGCCCTAAACAAATCAAAACCATTCGTGTAAAAAGGAAAGGCCGGTAA
- a CDS encoding ROK family protein: protein MMRKFVAFDIGGTLIKYGVISEDGTFIEKYEVPTEAQLGGPVIVQKVKQCGEQLIDKHDISGICVSTAGQVDSKEGVILFASSLIPNYTGTKLKQELEEHFNLPVEVENDVNCAGLAESWIGTGKDSKSLFCLTIGTGIGGSYILDNKLHTGHSFSGGEIGYIPIEGGQFEELASTRVLIKNVTQRKEVAESELDGKMIFEMAQKGDEICIEEIERLVYYLSKGIATIAYMMNPETIIIGGGITAQKDYLMPLIMKQLEIDVIPAILAKTKIEIARNLNNAGMVGALRHFLLQESLQPLKSITTMIESNRHKLTKREQMIAKYIITNLESFPNRTISELSRQIDVSEATITRFCQKLEFGSYNKLRLMAKEASVSIRLFEHSESHNLTGVKETYVSMLKKFDTLYELKDVEKVKHQVANAEQIYLYGGNKLSFIADQMKYKLMRLGKRADTFSSAYEMELSSYTLNQDTLVIGLSASGYDSEVVGMLRQAKKLGCETIGVTSQQDSPLSEVSNTRLLIPATDDIAGDDNSICEVSAFYLMDVILKELRNDYKAENHQKEII, encoded by the coding sequence ATGATGAGAAAGTTTGTAGCATTTGACATAGGCGGGACATTAATTAAATACGGTGTTATTTCAGAAGATGGGACGTTTATCGAAAAATATGAAGTGCCAACAGAAGCGCAGCTTGGCGGACCTGTTATCGTCCAAAAAGTGAAGCAATGTGGAGAGCAGTTGATCGATAAGCATGACATAAGCGGGATCTGTGTCAGCACAGCTGGCCAAGTAGACTCCAAAGAAGGCGTCATTCTTTTTGCTTCTTCTCTAATTCCAAATTACACCGGAACTAAGTTAAAGCAGGAACTAGAGGAACACTTTAACTTGCCAGTAGAAGTAGAAAACGATGTGAACTGTGCGGGACTTGCGGAGTCATGGATCGGAACAGGAAAAGATTCGAAGAGCTTGTTCTGTCTGACGATTGGTACAGGAATCGGCGGAAGCTATATTTTAGATAACAAACTTCACACCGGCCACAGCTTTAGCGGTGGTGAGATCGGTTATATTCCGATCGAAGGCGGTCAGTTTGAAGAACTAGCTTCGACACGGGTTTTAATAAAAAATGTTACACAACGTAAAGAAGTAGCGGAGTCTGAGCTTGATGGCAAAATGATTTTTGAGATGGCGCAAAAAGGTGACGAAATATGCATCGAGGAAATTGAACGCCTTGTGTACTATCTTTCAAAAGGAATCGCAACGATTGCATACATGATGAATCCTGAAACGATTATTATCGGCGGAGGCATTACGGCTCAAAAGGATTACCTTATGCCTTTAATCATGAAACAGCTCGAGATCGATGTGATTCCAGCCATTTTAGCAAAAACGAAGATCGAGATCGCCCGCAACTTAAATAATGCAGGCATGGTCGGAGCTCTACGACATTTCTTGCTTCAAGAATCTCTGCAGCCTTTGAAGAGCATCACGACAATGATCGAATCGAACAGACACAAGCTGACGAAACGCGAGCAGATGATCGCAAAATACATTATCACGAATCTAGAGTCATTCCCGAACAGAACCATTTCAGAACTGTCACGACAGATCGACGTATCAGAAGCGACGATTACAAGGTTCTGCCAAAAGCTCGAGTTTGGTTCATACAACAAGCTTCGATTGATGGCAAAAGAAGCTTCTGTGAGCATAAGACTATTTGAACATTCTGAAAGTCACAATTTAACAGGTGTTAAAGAGACGTATGTGAGTATGCTCAAAAAATTTGATACGCTGTACGAATTGAAGGATGTAGAAAAAGTAAAACATCAAGTAGCAAACGCCGAACAAATTTACTTGTATGGCGGAAACAAGCTGTCTTTTATCGCGGATCAAATGAAATACAAGCTAATGAGACTTGGCAAGAGAGCCGATACGTTTTCGTCCGCTTATGAGATGGAATTGTCATCATACACACTAAACCAAGACACGCTGGTAATCGGACTCAGTGCTTCTGGTTATGATTCAGAAGTGGTTGGTATGCTGAGGCAAGCGAAGAAGTTAGGGTGCGAAACGATCGGAGTGACGAGCCAGCAGGATTCACCGTTATCAGAGGTTTCGAATACGCGTTTACTCATTCCAGCGACAGACGATATCGCGGGTGATGATAACTCTATTTGTGAAGTATCAGCATTCTACCTGATGGATGTTATTTTAAAAGAACTGCGCAATGACTATAAGGCAGAAAATCATCAAAAAGAGATTATTTAA